tgCCTGAGTTTACCCAGCCTgtagagaagagagagagggagagagagaaaacagcagaatatCAGTGACAGAACTACAGCAGACTCTGGAGGCGAAAAGAAGGGGAGTAAACACTGGTgggcggagaggaggaggctgagcagcTTCACTCATCCTTCATGACGAGCACCACGCCACCTTCTCCTTTTTTGAAACAGAGGGAAGACAAAAGGGCTGAGAgatgtgtgggagaggcacaGTGTGAACTTGACTCTTTACAAACCCTATTTCCCGTTGGCACTTTAAAAGACGCTGGCTGTCCACCTGCACCTGGCTATGTCCGTCCTGAAGTGGAGCAAGCACAGCAAGCGCTCCTCAGACTCCATCTATGACATGCTTCATCTGGTGAGATTCCTTCCTTGTATCCTTTTCATACCTGGGTAGctctcgctgctgctgctgcgatgCCTGGCATGCTGTTGTGGTCTTATTCCAGTGAGAGTAAAACACCTTTCCTCTGCGTTCGTTTCACACCTCCTCTTGGCTGCTACAGGCAGGCAACAGGAAGCTGTGAGTCACCGCTGTGTCGCAGAGTTGCCCTGTAATCACTGGAAGGCTCCACAGGATGCCAAACTAAAACACTGCATGTAGGAGCTGAGTCTCGACTGATCTGGCTCCAGACAACTTGGACTTGAGTCTGACAAACTATCCTGGCCGTTGTTGCAGGGACTCTCTGACTGTTGCAGTCTTCTTCCTTGGCGCCTCAAGCCGTGATCTCAGTTTCAGAGGGCAGATGTCCTCTTCTCCCTGCTCCATCCTCAGTACTTTCATGCtttgaaattgtttttaatCTATATTTCATTTGCTAGGGGGAATGTTCATCTCTGGCAGCTCACAGATTTACCCATGacagctcttttatctacataTTGTCCTTTTCATGTGATGTTGAAGGCTTTATTGAAGACACCCCTCGCCCCcgctctttctcttctctctgccatGTCATGACCGTCCATGCATCCAAAGCTTCCATGGTGTTAATTAGCCCAGAATGTGATTGTGAAGATTATGACTTGACTGTGACTGTCTTATTAAGCTCAGTAACACTGCTTGAGCTCAGCTGACTAATTGGACAGTAAAGGATCAGgtttatttacaattttttcttttttttttttcaactgcaAAATTGAATTTACCACATCTGTAAAGTACTGCAGGAATGAAGACAGACATGATGTGCTGCGTAAGAGTGTCTTGtgacaaaacatgtttttatgcatGTTAATGAAAATCTCAATTGATCTGTTGTGTTTATGCGCATATTCTGAGTGTGTTCACACTAAAATGTTTCAATGAGCAAAAACATCAAAGTTGACAAAATGCCTATTGCAACAGCCTTCGTTACAGATTTAGCTAAAATAGCACCAGCGCATTGGTGCAAACTGCATTTGCAACATTACAGCCACAGACATTATAGCACTTCCCAGTTCATCTGCTGATCTGGGAGTTGCCTAATTATTCTGGGAAATTGTCAGGAGAGACACACGGCTGTCGTGCCTCTCATATGGATGCGTCTGTCTGATTAGATAACAATGCTGATAACCATTGTCAGAAGCCGAGCGACTCTCGCTGGGTGATACGAGGTTCCTCTTCTATTGTGTACAtattttgcttttgtatttccattttaatcatattttattGAACCATCTAAGTTAAGACTGTGTCCACCTTTCACCTACTCgttgtacattttttttgcattttacagcTAAATGAACAGTGGACTTTTGTACACCTATGCAAAGTAATATctaacatgaaaaacacaaagttgtGATAACATCCTCCATCTTCTGCAGCTTTTCGGTGGCTATATTATTATTTCCCAAAGGAGCTTATAGGTTTGCCAGGACAAATTGCTTCTGTCTGGCCTATAAAAGTTCTTACCTTCCCAACCAGAGACCTCTCAGCTCTGTTATGCACTCACTGCTAGTGGCTGCAGTTACATGGCCATAACTGCTTGCCCCCTGCAATTTTCTCGGTTAATCTTAATGTCTCCTCAATGTGTGAGTTTGATCTGTGAAATGATTTCTTCATATAATGAAAGACGGATTTGATGGGTATCAAGACAGTTCTGTTTGCGCTTTCTGTTTTGTGCTTCTATTGATGTCAAATGCCAAAATTTGGTGGGTCTGACTGGTGTAGCTGTAGCCTGTTGAGAGCACACTAACCGTATTAGTTCAACCATGTAGGCTGTTGTTGAGTGGGGTCTATTTTTGTCCAAAATGATAGTGTAATGCACATCAAGACTGGTCTCCACAGCAACCCCTACTGTATGTGGACAGACACTGTCGTGCGTATATTTTGATTCTGTGAAAGAGATGAATCATTACACCACTGATCCATCAGTAGGTGGAAAACACCAGGGAAAAGAGGGatgtgagtgaaagagagggaggcggAGAGTCACTGTTATGACAGACTGAAAATAGATCAAATTAGtgcaaaagattttttttagagCTGCCTCTTTCCAGGCTCACTCTCTGCACAGTCATGAGTCTGTGCACATCAGTAGGTGGAAAGCAACACCTGCAACGGAATATCTGAGGTGCTGCTTCTGTGCCGATCGATCGATGTATGGATTTTACTTCCTTTGCCTTCAAGTCGGAGTTGCATAATTTATCATATCAcacttttctttccctcttcaaTTTGCAGAGTACAGAGCAAGTCGCTGCTTTCTGCCGCAGTCTGCATGACATGAATCCCTCGGAGTGTGTGTCCTCTTCGCCAAGCCCGGACTCGCCCTTCCCACCTCCTGCAACTCCCCGACAGCTCTCAGATGCCGACAAGCTCCGCAAAGTCATTTGTGAACTTGTGGAGACCGAACGCACCTATGTCAAAGTCAGTATCACTCATCTTACTTGTAAGGGGCAGATGGTctttgtgagtgtgcatgtgtgcctccTGTCCATCGATCTGTCTTTCTGTATGCCTCGGGTTGTTTTAGCCCTACACATTACCTATTCCACATGACCAATCCATATTTATCTCTGTGTCCCAGGAGATATGAGGGGGACACAGCTGTGCCCTTGCTTGGATATTGCCTAATCTTTTTCTGCCCGGTATAAAACTGGCTCAGTGGAATAACTGGGTTAGAGACGGTATATAATGGGATAATGTCAAGGCAATCTAAAATGTTATACGTCTTTACAGGGggcacatatatacatatatatatatatttattatagaAATCGCATTGTGCAGGATAAATGGCGTATTATAGAACTGGCACTTGGGCTATTTGTCCTAATTACCCACGGTCACGTGGAcgttgcttttgtgtgtttgtgcatgcactTGGGAGAAGTGGGACTTCGTAGTTCAATCTATTGGAatgtaaatgcagacagaataaCTGAAACATGGATTGAAAGATAAGTTGTTGGCTAGTTAGCCAAATTTTCCAAATACTGTAGGCGACACAGTCTAGTTCATTTGTTCCAGTTTGTGACTGCTGATGCAGTTTAAGTTTGGCACGTCATGATTTTCAGGACTACTTCAAAcgtttttttcccttttttgggACCAATTTGgtcagagatttttttttgtgagtgAGTCGAGGgatattcagttggttgcaatctgcaacctcacgactagatgccactaaatcctacatacTGGTCTTTCAACAATCTGGATTTCAGTGTCCTCTTCTTTAAGACCAATAATTAGAAAGTTAATAAGACGGTGAGTGAGTTGATCCTTAGATTGACAATAAGAGAGATTAAATATGTAAATTCAAGTGCAATGTTTTGTGAGGCCTGCCATCTTTCTTTTGGCAGAGATACTAATTAATCTCCCAGGCTTTCGACGGTTCAGCTTAGGTAACTGTTGccatagttatttatttaattggGTTTCCATAATGCACCATTCACTTTAAAGTGGATGCAGAAAGGCATCCATAACGCCTCTGACTTTGATCTTTGAGGGACTCTCGCACCTTAATCACTGTTTTGTTCTGAGGAATATTTAAGCCTTGTGTAGAgcagtgttttcatgtctgtATTTCACGACATGACATGGACAATCCTGAATCAAACATAATTCACTCTCGTCTTGCAGGATCTCAATTGCCTCATCGGGAGATATTTAACCCCACTGCAGAAAGAGACCTTCCTCACTCAGGATGAGGTATGTTAAAGCCTTTGAGGGATTGTTGGCTTTTAAATGCCAACACTGTTGAAATGTTCTAAGAAAAGTGGGTTACATAATCATGTCATGAGAGTAGCTGTGTACAAGGACAAGAGGGGTGGATGATGAAAGGGGGTGGTTTGCAAATTAAAGAGATGTTTTACATGCACTTGCaataatgacatttatttgttttgttttttattacattttgagcAACTGTCACAAGGGACTAGTATTGGATGCATCACAAAAAAACATATCAGATATTCATATCAGAATTCTGGAAAATATATGGAAATTATGGTGACTTTGCTCAAATGCCTTTTTCCTTCAGCTGGATGTACTGTTTGGGAACTTGCCGGAAATGGTGGACTTTCAGGTTGAATTTCTCAAGACCCTTGAAGATGGGACCAGGCTTGTTCCAGATCTAGAGAAGCTGGAAAGAGTGGATCAGTTTAAGGTATAGCCTCTTTTTCTGAAGTGTACACCAAAATATATGACCAGTAATAAGAATTTAAAGTGCACATAAACTCTTTTGTAACAGCTGGTTGGGTAACTTCTCGTCCCCTTTTCACAGAAAATCCTCTTCTCTCTGGGAGGCTCTTTCCTGTACTATGCAGACCGTTTTAAAATCTACAGTGCTTTCTGCGCCAGCCACACCAAAGTCCCTAAGGTCCTCGTAAAGGGTGAGTAAATGTGCTCTTGGGCCGACATTCCTTCTTGGCTCAAAGGAGAGGATGTATTTATCCATCAACCATCTGCCATGTCCTGCAAGGCTCCATAAATCTGCTCTGCAGAGTTGTCAGCCAGACAGTTGTCCATTTGACCTCTGCTGACTTTGAAGCTGGTGGCTCTAAGGGTGAAAAAGCCCTGCAACATTATATGATATATAATGAGCCACGCTGAACAGCCTGTTCTCTTGCTAGTACACCCACTCCTTTTTAACATTCAAGtggctttgtttgctgtgttacTTTCAATGAGTCAACTACTTACTGGCCATACTGAGTTTGGTGAGGTGTTATTTGGataaagctgtttgttttttaaagcagtAAATAGATAATTCCTGCCCATTTATATCTGCCTCTTGACTCTTCTACAAAAAGCATGAAGCAGTTCTTTTGACTTTGAAATGTAGATCATTTCTAATGCAAGGCAAAGTAAATTATAAGCACTAACTGGGTCTGAGTTTGCACAAGATCAACATGTTTATGGCACAGCTACCTGAGTCAGCCAAACATGGGTAAGATGTCTGGAAGTTGTGCGATAAACGTTCTTTATTGGTCATTCCAGCCAAAACTGATCCTGATTTCAAGGCCTTCCTGGATGAGCGCAACCCCAAGCAGCAGCACTCCTCCACCCTGGAGTCATACCTGATCAAACCCATCCAGAGGGTGCTGAAGTATCCCCTCCTGCTGAAGGAGCTCTACTCGCTCACAGACCCAGACAGCGAGGAGCACTACCACCTGGATGGTAAGGCCTGAGCACAAGGCTTACTGAGAAGATGCCATCATTTTGACAGGAGAGTATGAGGCTGAATGGATGTGGTCACAAccctgttgttttctgttcgcCCGCAGTTGCCATGAAAGCCATGAACAAAGTTGCCAGCCACATCAACGAGATGCAGAAGATCCACGAGGAGTTTGGAGCAGTGTTTGATCAGCTCATCACTGAGCAGAGTGGCGAAAAGAAAGAGGTATGTTGGACAAAAGTGGCTTGGCTCTATTCTGTAAACTAAAGAGTACACGTGGAGTGACTTCTGATACTTCGCTGCTTTTGCCAGGTTGCTGATCTGTCCATGGGTGACCTGCTGCTCCACACCAGTGTGACCTGGATCAACCCCCCTGCATCCTTAGGAAAGTGGAAGAAAGAGCCCCAGATGGCTACTTTTGGTATGTTGGGGATGATTTTACTCCACGATTATGTAATGAGTATGACTTAAGTATAAGTGtctgatgtttttcctcattacTTTTTAGTGTTCAAAACAGCAGTGGTCTTTGTATGCAAAGATGGATccaagcagaaaaagaaaatggtaCGTTTTCACACAAGGAAGAAGGCTGCAACAGCAAATCCAATTTAAAATATAAcctattttattttacagcattGTGAAGTTACTTTGCCCATGTGCCACTTTCAGAATCAGCCCAGTGGGTCACCTGTGAAAGATTAGAACTGGATGCGGCTCATTTACAAGCGTGGTTTCATCTCAGTTTCTTTGTTTGACTGACTGTAGGGTGGCTCCCATCGAGTCTCTGCGTCTTCAGAAGAC
This genomic interval from Chaetodon trifascialis isolate fChaTrf1 chromosome 9, fChaTrf1.hap1, whole genome shotgun sequence contains the following:
- the LOC139336163 gene encoding rho guanine nucleotide exchange factor TIAM1-like isoform X2, with protein sequence MSVLKWSKHSKRSSDSIYDMLHLSTEQVAAFCRSLHDMNPSECVSSSPSPDSPFPPPATPRQLSDADKLRKVICELVETERTYVKDLNCLIGRYLTPLQKETFLTQDELDVLFGNLPEMVDFQVEFLKTLEDGTRLVPDLEKLERVDQFKKILFSLGGSFLYYADRFKIYSAFCASHTKVPKVLVKAKTDPDFKAFLDERNPKQQHSSTLESYLIKPIQRVLKYPLLLKELYSLTDPDSEEHYHLDVAMKAMNKVASHINEMQKIHEEFGAVFDQLITEQSGEKKEVADLSMGDLLLHTSVTWINPPASLGKWKKEPQMATFVFKTAVVFVCKDGSKQKKKMGGSHRVSASSEDKDPFRFRHMIPTDALQVRSLANADGEGSAVCEIVHTKSESEGRPERTFQLCCSSPESRKDFLKTVHSILREKHRRQLLKTESLPLNQQYVPFGGKRLCALKGARPAINRAASAPTRTLGRRKLVRNRFTIDTDIVFDGEPEQDLASPQEPDSNKLQQDDEPNQQQQPELAGDTDRWVEEQFDLEEYEDQEEVKETDILSDEDDEFCKTPRAPSAEVDLEAPVMALSLASEETEESDSLKSPTISETPDDAKLSTTEKQSAVIGDNVEQMEKDEVWVRRKQSSSSSDRDT
- the LOC139336163 gene encoding rho guanine nucleotide exchange factor TIAM1-like isoform X3 → MNPSECVSSSPSPDSPFPPPATPRQLSDADKLRKVICELVETERTYVKDLNCLIGRYLTPLQKETFLTQDELDVLFGNLPEMVDFQVEFLKTLEDGTRLVPDLEKLERVDQFKKILFSLGGSFLYYADRFKIYSAFCASHTKVPKVLVKAKTDPDFKAFLDERNPKQQHSSTLESYLIKPIQRVLKYPLLLKELYSLTDPDSEEHYHLDVAMKAMNKVASHINEMQKIHEEFGAVFDQLITEQSGEKKEVADLSMGDLLLHTSVTWINPPASLGKWKKEPQMATFVFKTAVVFVCKDGSKQKKKMGGSHRVSASSEDKDPFRFRHMIPTDALQVRSLANADGEGSAVCEIVHTKSESEGRPERTFQLCCSSPESRKDFLKTVHSILREKHRRQLLKTESLPLNQQYVPFGGKRLCALKGARPAINRAASAPTRTLGRRKLVRNRFTIDTDIVFDGEPEQDLASPQEPDSNKLQQDDEPNQQQQPELAGDTDRWVEEQFDLEEYEDQEEVKETDILSDEDDEFCKTPRAPSAEVDLEAPVMALSLASEETEESDSLKSPTISETPDDAKLSTTEKQSAVIGDNVEQMEKDEVWVRRKQSSSSSDRDT